CAACTGCGGTTAGAGCAAAACGGTGACCAGCTCCGTTCTCAGCTCTCGTTTGGCGATCTCACGATTGAATCCCTCGCCCAAATTCAAGGATCGCAACTGGTCTTTACTGGCAAACAACAGGAAGTTACCGTCTGGTTATTACCGGGTGGCGTGAGCTGTGCTTGCCCGACAGAATTGACCCTGCGATCGCCCTTTCAGCTTGAACTGGGTTGGTGGATCAGCCGCGATCGCCGGCTTCGTTTGATGCGCAACTTCGATGCCAGTGGTGCTTGGACGAGTGTGACCCTAGTGACTGAGCAACGGGTTAGCGATTAATGCCTGTGCCTGTCGCTGGTTTAATCGCGAGAATGCCCGTCGGCTGAATGATGCTGTTGGGCACCCAGTAGAACAGCGCTTGGCCGGGAATGCGTTGCTCATCCGGGAGCGCGAGGAAGCCAATGAAGCTACCACCGGCACCACTCTCAGCGGTTGGACCCACGTTTTGCCGCTCGTAGAACTCAATTTGACCGGTCTGGCTGTCGATATAGCCAAAAACTTCCGATTGGCGATCGCCACCCCAATTCAGCAGACCTGCGAACGACAACACCCGTCCTGAAATGGAATAGCCTGTGACCTGCAGCCCCGTCGGATAGTTTTGAGCCTGCGTGGACGCCTCGTAAGTAAAGTTGCCCTGCCAGTTGCGAGGCAGTCGTTCTAGCAATACTTGAGGGGAAGCCCAAGGGGAAAGCTCAGGGGTGACGCGATTGAAAAAAGCATCGCGATTGAAGATGCTTTGAGCCATCGCCGGTAGCGCTCCGGCTGTTACCGTTGCGGCTGTGAGCAGGGCAGACAGAAACAGCGATCGCATAACAACTCGACGAGCTACTACCGTCATTATGACAGGCTGGTCTAGGCAAAAAAAAACCTCGGCAGAACCGAGGTTATCGATACAGAGCTGAGTCGAGGAGGAGAAGGGTCAGTCTCGAAATGCTTGTTCTGAAACGCTGTAAAAGCGCCAGCAGGTCGTCACTGTCTTTCTCTGTAAATTTTTGTAACTCTTTGTCGCAATTTTGTCAATCTCCGCAGCCTCGATTCGGCCCAGCCGAGTCGAGATAATGAAAAGCAGTTGTGCTGATACCAAATTCATGGTCGCGCCCCCCGACACCACCGCCGATGTTTTGACGATCGCCGGCCGGTCTTTTCGATCGCGCCTGATGACGGGGACGGGCAAATACCGCACCTTTGAACAGATGCGTGCCAGCATTGCGGCCAGCGGCTGCGAGATTGTTACTGTTGCAGTGCGGCGGGTTCAAACCAATGCTCCTGGTCATGAAGGCTTAGCCGAGGCTTTGGACTGGCAGAAGATTTGGATGCTGCCCAACACCGCCGGTTGTGCCACCGCGGAAGAAGCAGTTCGGGTAGCGCGCTTGGGTCGTGAAATGGCCAAATTGCTGGGACAAGAAGACAACAACTTCGTCAAACTCGAAGTCATTCCTGACAGCCGCTATCTACTACCTGATCCAATTGGGACGCTGCAAGCTGCTGAGCAATTGGTTAAAGAAGGCTTTGCAGTCTTGCCCTACATCAATGCCGATCCGCTCTTGGCGAAACGCCTTGAGGAAGTAGGGTGCGCCACGGTGATGCCCCTCGGCTCTCCGATTGGTTCCGGTCAAGGCATTCGCAACGAGGCGAACATCCGCATCATCATCGAAAATGCCAAGGTGCCGGTGGTAGTCGATGCGGGTATTGGGACAGCCAGCGAAGCAGCGCAAGCCATGGAACTGGGGGCCGACGCCCTGCTGATCAACACCGCGATCGCGCAAGCTGCTGATCCTACACGGATGGCGAAGGCCATGGCCATGGCAACAACGGCGGGGCGCCTCGCGTTTCAGGCAGGCCGCATTCCTATGCGATCGGAGGCGATCGCCAGCTCTCCCCAAACGGGTTTAGTGGGGCAGTCGCCAGCGACGGTTTAAGTCGAGGGCGATAAGGGTGGGGCGATCGCAGTCACTTAAGGCGATGACAGCATCCTTTGCTACTCTGGGGCACGACAGAGCTGTATTGAGGTTTCGTTCATTCCCATGCCCTACACCACAGAAGAAGGCGGCCGGCTGAATAACTTCGCCAAAGAGCCCAAGATGTACCAGGCAGAAGCCAGCCCTGATCAGGGCAAAAAATGGCTCTGGACGGCGGGTGCAGCCATCCTCCTGATCGTTGGCCTCCTTGTGATTGCAGTGTCGGCCTCGCACTAGTGTCATGGACAACCGCTTCCGGGGATCGCTGTGTGGTAATTTGGCCGTGAGCCTGATTGCCCCGGTCAAACGCGATCTCAGGAGCGGAACTGCGTGAAGATTCTTGTATTGGGTGGCGATGGTTTCTGCGGGTGGCCCTGCGCTCTCAATCTGGCTGCTGCAGGCCATACCGTCACCATTGTGGACAACCTCGTTCGCCGCAAGACGGATGTGGAATTGGGGGTGCAGTCCCTCACGCCGATCGCCACAATCGAACGCCGGTTGCAAGCCTGGCAAGAGACGGGTGGGCAACCCATTGGCTTCGTTAATCTCGATCTGGCTGCCGACTACGATCGCCTCTGCGCGTTGCTGTTAGAGACCCAGCCCGATGCGATCGTTCACTTCGCAGAACAGCGTGCTGCTCCCTACTCGATGAAGAGTGCTTGGCACAAGCGCTTCACGGTTAATAACAACGTCAATGCCACCCACAACCTGCTCTGTGCCTGCGTGGATGTCGGCTTGAAAGCCCACATTGTCCACTTGGGCACCATGGGCGTTTATGGCTATGGCAGCCATCGCGGGGCCACGATTCCTGAAGGCTATCTGGAAGTTGAAGTGATTCAACGGGATGGCCAACGCTTTGAGGAGAAAATTCTTCACCCCGTTGATCCGGGCAGTGTCTATCACATGACCAAGACGCTGGATCAGTTGTTGTTCTACTACTACAACAAGAACGACAACATCCAAGTCACTGACCTTCACCAAGGCATCGTTTGGGGTACCAACACGGATCACTGCAACCTCCATCCTGATCTGACCAACCGGTTTGACTACGACGGTGACTACGGCACGGTTTTGAACCGGTTCTTGATGCAGGCGGCGATCGGTTATCCCTTGACTGTGCACGGGGTTGGCGGTCAGACCCGCGCCTTTATCCATATTCGCGACTCAGTGCGCTGCGTTCAGCTGGCGATCGAAAATCCACCCGCCGCCAATGAAAAGGTCCGTATCTTCAACCAGATGACGGAAACCTATCAAGTCAAAGACTTGGCAGAGAAAGTAGCAGCGCTGACTGGGGCTGAGATTGCTTACCTCCCGAATCCTCGCAAGGAAGCGCCGGAAAACGACCTGATTGTTGATAACCGCTGTCTGCTAGATCTCGGCCTCAATCCGACCACGTTGGACGATGGCCTGATGAGTGAGGTCGTAGAAGTCGCTCAAAAGTTTGCCGATCGCTGCGATCGCGCCAAAATCCCCTGCGTTTCGGCTTGGACCCGCAATCAAGCGGAAACACTCCAGGCTCCTGAAACCGCCCTGCGCTAATTCACGCTCTTTCTATGCGCATTGCTCTCTTTACCGAGACGTTTCTGCCGAAGGTGGATGGCATTGTCACGCGTCTGCGACACACGGTCGACCACCTGCAGCGTCTCGGTCACACCGTCATGGTCTTCTGTCCAGATGGAGGCATCCGGGAGCACAAGGGAGCCCGCGTCTATGGTGTTCAGGGGTTTCCGCTACCGCTCTATCCAGAGCTGAAGCTGGCCTTCCCATTGCCCAAAGTCGGCAAAGCCTTGGAGCGGTTTCGTCCAGATCTGATCCATGTGGTCAATCCGGCAGTGCTAGGACTGGGTGGTATCTACTACGCTAAGGCGCTGAATGTGCCGCTGTTGGCCTCTTACCACACACACCTGCCGAAGTATCTGGAGCACTACGGTTTGGGCGTCTTGGAAGGGGTGCTTTGGGAGTTGCTCAAACTCGCTCATAACCAAGCGGCGATCAACCTTTGTACCTCCACGGCAATGGTGCAAGAACTGACCGAGCACGGCATCGAACACTGCCAGCTCTGGCAGCGAGGGGTTGATACCGAAACGTTCCGACCAGACTTAGCTTCCGCTGCGATGCGCGATCGCCTCAGTGGGGGCAACCCAGAGGCACCGCTGTTGCTCTACGTTGGTCGTCTCTCAGCAGAAAAGCAAATCGATCGCCTGCGGCCAATTTTGGACGCCAATCCAGAAGCTTGCTTGGCCTTGGTGGGCGATGGCCCTTATCGCGCTGAACTGGAGCAATTATTTGCGGGTACCAAAACCCGTTTCATAGGCTATTTGCATGGCGAGCAACTCGGAGCGGCCTATGCATCTGCGGATGCCTTTGTCTTCCCCTCGCGGACTGAAACCCTCGGCCTCGTCTTGCTAGAAGCGATGGCAGCGGGCTGTCCAGTAGTCGCGGCCAATTCCGGCGGGATTCCTGACATCGTCAGCGATGGCGCCAATGGTTTCCTGTTTGATCCAGAGGATGAACAAGGGGCGATCGCTGCAGTTCAGCGGTTGTTGGCCAATCCCATGGAACGCGAAACGCTACGAATGGCAGCTCGCCAAGAGGCTGAGCGTTGGAGTTGGAGTGCTGCTACTCAACAACTCCAAGACTATTACTGCGAAGTCGTGGCGGGTGGTTGCTTGCCCTTAGCCGCCTGAGCACGAAGGGCTTTCTTACGGAAGTAGGCCTCAAACACCTGGCGAACTTTTGGGGCAGCAAGGCTGCCGCCGCCGCCGCCGGAGTTCTCATTGAAAGACACGACAACAATCTCGGGCTTGTCGACTGGGGCATAGCCGCCGTACCAAGTGTGCGATCGCCGCGGGGGATCTTCTGCTGTACCCGTTTTGCCGGCATTGGGTGGCAGGCTAGGTACATTCAGGGCCTTGCCGGTGCCCTCAGTCACAACTGAGACCAATCCATCTTGAATCACCTTCATGGTTGAAGGCTTGAGTTTGAGGTCTTCGCGCCATTCTTTGCTATCGCGATCGTCCTTGAGGAAGTGCGGTTTGACGCGAAAGCCGTTGTTGGCCGGAATCGCAAACATCACTGCGACTTGCAGGGGGGTCTGCAAAAGGAAGCCCTGACCAATCGACATGTTGATCGAGTCGCCCACTGTCCACTCTTCATCAAGGTTTTTGACTTTCCACTCGTTGTCGGGCACAAGGCCACGACTTTCTTCGCTGGCGAGCTCCACCCCCGTGCGTTCACCCATACCAAAACGGCGACACATGGTGGCGATCGCTTCACCCCCAATTCGTTGCGCTACTTGGTAGAAAAAGGTGTCGCTGCTGTAGCGCATTGCCCCGACAAAACTAAGAGGGCCAAACCCAGCGTTATTCCAGTCCCAAAACTGAATGCCACCGACCCGCAAGAAGGGAAAGGTCTGCAGCACGGTGTCAGGCGAGTACTTGCCGGATTCCAAGGCTGCTGCCGTCGTCACGATTTTGAAGGTGCTGGCGGGTGGGAAGGCTTGGAGTGCGCGGTTGACGAAGGGAAACTCTAGCTGTTGCAGCCGATCCCATTCGGCTTGGCTGATTTCGGTGGCAAAGACGTTGGGATCGTAGGTGGGGCGGCTGACCATGGCCAAGATGCTGCCATCCCGAGGATCGATCGCCACGATCGCGCCCATGGTGTCACCGATCGCGGCCTCTGCAGCTTTTTGCAGATCGAGATCGAGGGTGATTTTGACGTCTTGGCCTGCCCTCGCTTTTTTATCACCGAGGATGCGAACCACGTTGCCGAGAGCGTCGACTTCTACTTGCTGACCGCCCCATTCTCCGCGCAGCTGTTTCTCAAAAGCAGCTTCTAGCCCAGCTTGACCAATCACATCGCCGGGTCGATAGCCCTGGCCTTCCCGCCGCTTCAGCTCCTCGTCAGAAATCTCGCCGGTGTACCCCAAAACGTGTGCAGCCACAGAGCCATTGGGGTAGTAGCGCACGCTGTCGTAGTCAATTTCGACACCAATGAAGTCCCGCCGATTTTCTTCAAAGGCAATGACTTGGGGTTGACTGAGGTTCTGCGCCAGTCGCACGCGATAGGCAGCATTCTCTTTCTGGCGATCGATACGGGCTTGGAGGGTGCTTTCCGGCAGATTGAGCAGCTTGGCGAGCCGCTTGCGGGTGTCGGGCCAGCGCTCGTCTTTAATTGCCAGCGGCCAGACGTAGAGCGAGTAGACATGGCGACTACTGGCTAAAACGCGCCCTTCCCGATCGAGGATGCGCCCTCGTTCAGGTAAGCGTGGCAGCAAATGGATGCGATTTTCGTTCGCGAGTTCGCGATTTCGCTCGCCTTGCTGAATTTGCATGTAGGCGAGTCGGCCACCCAACGCCCCAAAGAAGATCGTGGTAATTCCCAGCAAAAGCCAAAGCGACTGGTAGGAACGGCCAACACTGCGGCCTGAGTCGCGATTGCTAAAGGGGGGATTCGCCATAGGAATGCGATCGCCGGTCTAAGGTCAGGATTGCCCAACCAGTCTACGCAAAGGCTGCGCTCCCTGGCTGTGGGCAGTCACCAAACCGCACCACCCTAGCGAATCGACTCCAAGTACTGATCGAGATCTTCGAGCAGGCGACTCAGTTCTACTTCAAGGCTGAGCCGCAGTTCACCCTGCCGTACAGTCAGCAGAACTTTGGCGGCAAAGGGACTCGGCCAAAGATTGGGATTACAGAAGACTTCTAAACTGATATCGCCAACATTCAGCCGTTGATCCGTGCTCGGCTGTGGCGTGGGGCGTTGCCCAGGGCTGAGTGGGGTACTGGCTTGTCGTAGCTGATCAAGCAGCTGCTGCAAAACGGATTTGAGCTGGAGACCAGTCGCCAAACTGAGTGGCAAGCTGAGCGAGCCATTGCTCAGTTGGAGGGTCAGGACAGTCATAGTGACTTTCAGGGCAGGAGTACCGCCAGTCTACTCAGCGTTGGTTCAAAGTCCCGGAGTCTTCCAACCAGCCTTGGAATCGATCGATCGCCCACCAGCGATCGCGGCCTTGCCAATAGCCCACATGGCCGCCGTGGCGCGTGATTTCAAAGTCCAACACAGGATTGCTCAGTGCGATCGCGTCGAGCTCGGGAGCGATCGCGGGATGAAAGAACGGATCGTCTGCAGCGTAAAGGACTAATCCGGGGACTTGAAGATCGGCGAGAAAGGGCAGAGGACTGCTGGCGCGGTAATAGTCGGTGCTATCTCGAAAACCGAGGCGGGGTGCAACAAGATAGTCATCAAAGCTTTGAATGGTGGTGACTTTGGCGATCGCGGCAGGAGCGAGGCTGCCTGGATGGCGATCGGCAATTTCGATAGCTAGATGCCGCAGCTCACGACAGATGCGTTGCTCGATCCAGCGACCGAGTCTTGTACTGCGTAACCATGGCAGCGATCGCTCCGCATCCAGATTGGGACAGAGCGACAGCACCGCTGCTGGAGGACAACCTTCCTGCAGCCCGCGCCAAGCCCCCCAAAGTGCGAGCTGCCCACCCAAGGAGTAGCCGCCGAAAATGTAGGGTTCTGGCAATCCCAACTGCCGAGCTTGAGCGGCTAGCGCCAGAAAATCATCACCTTCCCGTAGTCCATCACTGGTCAGAACGGGCGAAAATTCCAGCGATCGCCCGTGGGCGCGCCAGTCGAACAGTAAAACGGCGAGGCCGGATTGATAAGCAGTCGTTGCCCAGCGTTGCAGAAAACCTTGATTTGTTAGTGATCCTGTGATGCCGTAGGTCGCAATCAATGTGCCACGTGGATTGGGTGGAATCGCGCGTTCTGTCCACAGCGGTACGTCATCCGCACCCAGCAGGCACTGCCCTTGATAGATCGGTTGCGGCTCCGGTAGTTGGCGATCGCTCATCAAGGAAGCTGCGATCGTCATTCGCCAGCCTTGGCGCAACAGACGAGGACAGTCAAAGCGATCAGTAAGGAGCGGCATGGTTAGGAGTACAGGACTGCAACCGCTGCTCTGTGGCGGTCAGGACAGGGGGTATAAGCACTGTGGCACAATGAAAAACGGTCTTTGCTCAGCGTTGCTTTACCCGTGACTGCGACTCTTCCGACTGCGCCCCGCCGCACTGTTTTCCCCTTCACGGCGATCGTCGGCCAGGAGGAGATGAAGTTAGCCCTGTTGCTGAATGTGATCGACCCCAAATTGGGCGGGGTAATGATCATGGGCGATCGCGGCACCGGCAAATCGACGACGATTCGCGCCTTGGCTGATCTGCTGCCTGAAATTGAAGTGGTGGCAGAGGATCCCTACAACAGCCATCCCAGCGATCCAGAGCTGATGAGTAATGAAGTCCGCGATCGCATTGCCCGCGGCGAAACTCCGGCGATCGGCCGCGCCAAAGTACAAATGGTTGACCTGCCCTTGGGGGCGACGGAAGATCGCGTCTGCGGCACGATCGACATTGAAAAAGCGCTGTCAGAAGGCGTCAAAGCGTTTGAACCAGGACTGTTGGCTAAAGCCAATCGCGGCATTCTCTATGTCGACGAAGTTAACCTGCTCGACGACCACTTAGTTGACGTGCTGTTGGACTCGGCGGCTTCCGGTTGGAACACGGTTGAGCGCGAGGGCGTGTCGATTCGCCACCCTGCTCGTTTTGTCCTTGTTGGCTCCGGTAACCCCGAGGAAGGCGAACTGCGACCCCAGCTGCTCGATCGCTTTGGCATGAGCGTCGAAGTTCGTACTGTCAAAGATCCCGAACTGCGGGTACAGGTGGTCGAACAGCGATCGACCTTCGACCAAAATCCTCAATCTTTCCTCGATCGCTACGCGACAGAGCAAGACAGCTTGCAAGCGCGAATCGTTGCAGCGCAAACGCTGTTGCCCAACGTTGAGTTGGACTACGACCTCCGCGTCAAAATTTCCGAGGTCTGTTCCGAGTTGGATATCGATGGTCTGCGCGGCGACATCGTTACCAACCGTGCGGCCAAAGCCCTGACCGCCTTTGAAGGGCGATCGGAAGTCACCCTCGAAGACATTCAGCGGATTGTGGCGCCCTGCCTGCGGCACCGCCTCCGCAAGGATCCGCTGGAGTCGGTGGACTCAGGTGCGAAAGTTGCGAAAGTATTCTGCCGCGTCTTTGGTCTGCCAGAACCGACTGATACCAGCGCGTTCTCGCTGGTTAGCTAGTCACCGATCGCTAACAGCGCTCACAACGCCTTGGAGAATTGGCCTTCGGGGCGTTTTTAATGCAATTTCAGTCAATGAAAAGCCAGCCCCATGATGAAGCTGGCTAAGTCGATTGAGGAATTGCAGAGCTTAGAACTCGCGCACCGAGACGCGATCGCCATCCACTTCACCGACTAGAACCAGATCGGTGAGACCGACAAACAAACCGTTTTCCAACACGCCCGGAATGTTGTTGATGGCTTTCTCTAGTTCGGCGGGATTGTCAATGCGATCAAATTTCACATCCAAGACCAGATTGCCTTGGTCGGTCACGACTGGGCCAGCTTTTTTAACGGCCATACGGAGCGTCGGTTGCCCACCTAATTTTTCCAGTGCTTTGCCGACTTGAATATAGGCTTCTGGCAGCACTTCCACTGGTAACAGGAAGGTCGTGCCCAGTGCTTCCACCAGCTTGCTGCTATCGACGACAACAATGAATTGTTCTGCGCGGGCATCCACCAACTTTTCACGGGTGTGGCAAGCACCGCCGCCTTTGATCAAGTTGCGCTGCGGATCGACTTCATCGGCACCATCGATCGCAATATCAATGCGATCGACTTCGTTCAGCGTCGTCAGGGGAATGCCATACTCATTCGCCAAGACTGAGGACTGGAAAGAAGTCGGCACCGCTTGAATGTTGGTCAGCTCGCCACTACGGACGCGATCGCCCAAGTACTGAATCATTAGCGCTGCTGTAGAGCCTGATCCCAACCCGACCACCATGCCGGATTGCACCCGACTCGCGGCTGCTTTCGCGACTTCATGCTTCATGCGGGTGACTGGATCCATAACAGGCTTTAAGGCATTCAACAACATCGGATCAGTATACGAGCCTGCCTGCCGTAACTAAAAAAGGGGCTGAATTCAGCCCCCTTCAAGAATCAGTCTTATTAGACGACACGATCGCGTTTTAACCGGCTTGCTGCAGTTCGCCAGTCCGCACAGCAATCTGTTGGCGGTTGCCGTCGCGAATCAAACTCAGATTGAGTGACTGACCGACTTGGCTGGCTTCAACACGACGCTGGAACTGATCAGCAGTGGTGACTGGTTGGCCATCAATCGCTACCACGACATCACCGCGCCGTAGTCCCGCGGCTGCCGCTGGTGCATTGCGCTGCACTCCCATGATCAAGACGCCTTGTACTTCCGGCAGACGCACTGTCGAGTTGGGGTCGCGGTTATTATCCCGTGCCATTTGCGGCGTCAGCGATAGCAGTTGAACACCAAGGTAGGAGTGTGAGACTTTGCCGTTTTTCAGTAGCTGCGCCTCGATCTCTTTAGCCGTATTGACCGGAATTGCAAAGCCAATGCCTGCGCCCGGTGCTTGGCGAATGGCGGTGTTGATCCCAATGACTTCGCCCCGGCTATTAACCAATGGGCCACCGGAATTGCCGGGGTTGATTGCCGCATCCGTTTGGATAAAGTCGAGCCGTTTGTCGGGGATACCAACCGCGCTACTCCGGCGACCCAAGCTGCTAACAATGCCGAGGGTCACGGTGTTGTCGAGACCAAGCGGATTACCGATCGCGATCGCCCAGTCTCCTACTTCCACACTGCTGGAATTCCCGATCCGAGCGGTGGGCAGCCGTTCGCCTTTGGTGTCGACTTCCACCAAGGCCAAGTCGGTGACGGAGTCTGCACCCCGTACCCGTCCCGTAAACTCCCGACCATCCCGCATCGTCACTCGTACTTGATCTGCGTTGGCGACCACATGGGCATTGGTCATGATCAAGCCATTGCCATCGACAATAAAGCCGGAACCTTGGCCGCGCTGAACTTCTTGGCGAGCCGGCGGGTTGACGTTGCCGAAGAAGTCAGACCCAAAGAACTCACGGAAGAAAGGGTCATCGAACATCGGTGCAGCTCGGCGCGTCACTGTCCGCTCGGTATCAATCCGGACGACAGCAGGGCCAATCTGACGGACAGCTGCCGCCACAAAACTATTGGTGCCACTGCTCGGTGGGGTGTCAGCTGTGGGGTTAGCCTGCGCGACTTCGACGGGAGCAGCCTGAGCCAAAGAAGGGCGCGCTTGCAATCCGCCCAAAGTCACTAATACGCCCAAGCTAATAGCCAAGGTATGACTTAAAACAGTCCGGACTGAAAACCGGCGCTGACCCGAACGACGATGATGACGCATGACACCTCCGAGATCCACGAACGCTCATTCGGTAGCGAACTGACGCTAGCGATCGCTACCCATCCTAAGCAATGGCTGATAAATACGATGGACGGCACGAGTTGAGTGCTGGTTCCAAGAGTGACCTATTGGTTAAGAGCAAGAGCCGATGACGCCGGAACCCAGTGAATCTGCGATCGCCAAGATCCATCAGCCTCGAGTTCCAGCGATCGCCAGCCAGCCGGCAATTCTGCCTGATCAAATTGCATAGCAGTGGCTGGGCAACCCAAAAATGTCGTGGAACCACGGCTCTGGATAAAGGCTTGGTGAGCATGCCCGGATAGGACGAGGCGTACTTGCCTATGGCGAGCAATCAGATTGAGGAACTCTGGTCCATCTTGCAGTCCGATCGCATCCATTTTGGCGACACCAGTTGGGACTGGCGGATGATGCAGTACTAGCAAGGTCGGTATTGACTCTTCTCCTAAGCGCCGATCTAACCAATCAAGCTGCTCTGCACCTAACCACCCATCAACTCGTTTGGGCTGGTATGAGTCCAGCGCGATGATTCGCCAGCCTCGGACGGTATAGACAGACTCATTGATAAAAGGCGTTCGCCCACAAATTTCAGCTAAGCATTGAGGCTGGTCATGATTGCCCGCGATCGCTATGGCCAGACAACCCAGTTCTTCAACCCAATCCCGTAACCGCTCATAGCTAGCGGGGCTGCCATCTTCGCTTAAGTCGCCACTCAGTAATAAAAGGTCGGGCGATCGCTCTTTCAAAGCACCAAAAACCCCTGCCGCTCTGGCTGTGGTCACGCAATCTCGCAGGGCAGCCTCAGGATCAGCCAACAGATGCAGGTCGGTGATTTGTGCGATCGAGATAGCCATGACTAAATGCTGACAGTGAGAAAACCGAGTCTCCGTCTAGTTTTCCCCTGCCCCGAAAAAATCTTTTGGAAAAGGGGTTGACGGTGGGTGGTGGTTTAGGTAGATTAATTAAGCGCCGGTGAGAGCGGAGCGGAAACGCGAAGCGAAAGCGGCGAAAGAACCTAGACAAGAGAATAGTTTAGAAGCCAGTCTTGAGGGACTCGTCAATAAAATGATGAATCCGGTTAACTGGGTTCGGGAAAACTTACGGACTTGGAAGTCTTACGAATGAGTGAGAGTTCAAATTAAGAGTCCAACCAAAATGGAGAGTTTGATCCTGGCTCAGGATGAACGCTGGCGGCGTGCTTAACACATGCAAGTCGAACGAGCTCTTCGGAGCTAGTGGCGGACGGGTGAGTAACGCGTGAGAATCTGCCTACAGGACGGGGACAACAGTTGGAAACGACTGCTAATACCCGATGTGCCGAGAG
The sequence above is a segment of the Synechococcus elongatus PCC 11801 genome. Coding sequences within it:
- the rpiA gene encoding ribose-5-phosphate isomerase RpiA, producing MDPVTRMKHEVAKAAASRVQSGMVVGLGSGSTAALMIQYLGDRVRSGELTNIQAVPTSFQSSVLANEYGIPLTTLNEVDRIDIAIDGADEVDPQRNLIKGGGACHTREKLVDARAEQFIVVVDSSKLVEALGTTFLLPVEVLPEAYIQVGKALEKLGGQPTLRMAVKKAGPVVTDQGNLVLDVKFDRIDNPAELEKAINNIPGVLENGLFVGLTDLVLVGEVDGDRVSVREF
- a CDS encoding thiazole synthase; translation: MVAPPDTTADVLTIAGRSFRSRLMTGTGKYRTFEQMRASIAASGCEIVTVAVRRVQTNAPGHEGLAEALDWQKIWMLPNTAGCATAEEAVRVARLGREMAKLLGQEDNNFVKLEVIPDSRYLLPDPIGTLQAAEQLVKEGFAVLPYINADPLLAKRLEEVGCATVMPLGSPIGSGQGIRNEANIRIIIENAKVPVVVDAGIGTASEAAQAMELGADALLINTAIAQAADPTRMAKAMAMATTAGRLAFQAGRIPMRSEAIASSPQTGLVGQSPATV
- a CDS encoding glycosyltransferase, which codes for MRIALFTETFLPKVDGIVTRLRHTVDHLQRLGHTVMVFCPDGGIREHKGARVYGVQGFPLPLYPELKLAFPLPKVGKALERFRPDLIHVVNPAVLGLGGIYYAKALNVPLLASYHTHLPKYLEHYGLGVLEGVLWELLKLAHNQAAINLCTSTAMVQELTEHGIEHCQLWQRGVDTETFRPDLASAAMRDRLSGGNPEAPLLLYVGRLSAEKQIDRLRPILDANPEACLALVGDGPYRAELEQLFAGTKTRFIGYLHGEQLGAAYASADAFVFPSRTETLGLVLLEAMAAGCPVVAANSGGIPDIVSDGANGFLFDPEDEQGAIAAVQRLLANPMERETLRMAARQEAERWSWSAATQQLQDYYCEVVAGGCLPLAA
- a CDS encoding NAD-dependent epimerase/dehydratase family protein, with protein sequence MKILVLGGDGFCGWPCALNLAAAGHTVTIVDNLVRRKTDVELGVQSLTPIATIERRLQAWQETGGQPIGFVNLDLAADYDRLCALLLETQPDAIVHFAEQRAAPYSMKSAWHKRFTVNNNVNATHNLLCACVDVGLKAHIVHLGTMGVYGYGSHRGATIPEGYLEVEVIQRDGQRFEEKILHPVDPGSVYHMTKTLDQLLFYYYNKNDNIQVTDLHQGIVWGTNTDHCNLHPDLTNRFDYDGDYGTVLNRFLMQAAIGYPLTVHGVGGQTRAFIHIRDSVRCVQLAIENPPAANEKVRIFNQMTETYQVKDLAEKVAALTGAEIAYLPNPRKEAPENDLIVDNRCLLDLGLNPTTLDDGLMSEVVEVAQKFADRCDRAKIPCVSAWTRNQAETLQAPETALR
- a CDS encoding YheT family hydrolase; this translates as MPLLTDRFDCPRLLRQGWRMTIAASLMSDRQLPEPQPIYQGQCLLGADDVPLWTERAIPPNPRGTLIATYGITGSLTNQGFLQRWATTAYQSGLAVLLFDWRAHGRSLEFSPVLTSDGLREGDDFLALAAQARQLGLPEPYIFGGYSLGGQLALWGAWRGLQEGCPPAAVLSLCPNLDAERSLPWLRSTRLGRWIEQRICRELRHLAIEIADRHPGSLAPAAIAKVTTIQSFDDYLVAPRLGFRDSTDYYRASSPLPFLADLQVPGLVLYAADDPFFHPAIAPELDAIALSNPVLDFEITRHGGHVGYWQGRDRWWAIDRFQGWLEDSGTLNQR
- the psb34 gene encoding photosystem II assembly protein Psb34, which codes for MPYTTEEGGRLNNFAKEPKMYQAEASPDQGKKWLWTAGAAILLIVGLLVIAVSASH
- the mrdA gene encoding penicillin-binding protein 2; this encodes MANPPFSNRDSGRSVGRSYQSLWLLLGITTIFFGALGGRLAYMQIQQGERNRELANENRIHLLPRLPERGRILDREGRVLASSRHVYSLYVWPLAIKDERWPDTRKRLAKLLNLPESTLQARIDRQKENAAYRVRLAQNLSQPQVIAFEENRRDFIGVEIDYDSVRYYPNGSVAAHVLGYTGEISDEELKRREGQGYRPGDVIGQAGLEAAFEKQLRGEWGGQQVEVDALGNVVRILGDKKARAGQDVKITLDLDLQKAAEAAIGDTMGAIVAIDPRDGSILAMVSRPTYDPNVFATEISQAEWDRLQQLEFPFVNRALQAFPPASTFKIVTTAAALESGKYSPDTVLQTFPFLRVGGIQFWDWNNAGFGPLSFVGAMRYSSDTFFYQVAQRIGGEAIATMCRRFGMGERTGVELASEESRGLVPDNEWKVKNLDEEWTVGDSINMSIGQGFLLQTPLQVAVMFAIPANNGFRVKPHFLKDDRDSKEWREDLKLKPSTMKVIQDGLVSVVTEGTGKALNVPSLPPNAGKTGTAEDPPRRSHTWYGGYAPVDKPEIVVVSFNENSGGGGGSLAAPKVRQVFEAYFRKKALRAQAAKGKQPPATTSQ
- the bchI gene encoding magnesium chelatase ATPase subunit I, encoding MTATLPTAPRRTVFPFTAIVGQEEMKLALLLNVIDPKLGGVMIMGDRGTGKSTTIRALADLLPEIEVVAEDPYNSHPSDPELMSNEVRDRIARGETPAIGRAKVQMVDLPLGATEDRVCGTIDIEKALSEGVKAFEPGLLAKANRGILYVDEVNLLDDHLVDVLLDSAASGWNTVEREGVSIRHPARFVLVGSGNPEEGELRPQLLDRFGMSVEVRTVKDPELRVQVVEQRSTFDQNPQSFLDRYATEQDSLQARIVAAQTLLPNVELDYDLRVKISEVCSELDIDGLRGDIVTNRAAKALTAFEGRSEVTLEDIQRIVAPCLRHRLRKDPLESVDSGAKVAKVFCRVFGLPEPTDTSAFSLVS